The following are encoded in a window of Methanobrevibacter ruminantium M1 genomic DNA:
- a CDS encoding ATP synthase subunit K (produces ATP from ADP in the presence of a proton gradient across the membrane; the K subunit is a nonenzymatic component which binds the dimeric form by interacting with the G and E subunits), with the protein MVEIALGTALAAIGAGVAIGFAGLGSGLGQGMAAAGSVGAVAEDNDMFARGIIFSALPETQAIYGFLIAILLLVFSGLLGGGEGLSTTAGIVAIGVGASIGFAGLGSGMGQGMAAASSVGAIVEDNDMFARGIIFSALPETQAIYGFLIAILLMVFGGILG; encoded by the coding sequence ATGGTAGAAATTGCTTTAGGTACTGCTTTAGCAGCAATTGGTGCTGGTGTAGCAATTGGTTTTGCTGGTTTAGGTTCCGGTTTAGGACAAGGTATGGCAGCAGCTGGATCTGTTGGAGCTGTAGCAGAAGATAACGATATGTTTGCTAGAGGTATTATTTTCTCAGCATTACCAGAAACTCAGGCTATTTACGGATTCTTGATTGCTATTTTATTACTTGTATTCTCAGGATTATTAGGTGGAGGAGAAGGTCTCTCCACAACTGCAGGTATTGTAGCTATAGGTGTAGGTGCATCTATTGGATTTGCAGGTTTAGGTTCCGGTATGGGACAAGGTATGGCAGCAGCTTCCTCTGTTGGTGCTATCGTCGAAGATAACGACATGTTCGCAAGAGGTATTATCTTCTCTGCATTACCAGAAACTCAAGCTATTTACGGTTTCTTGATTGCTATCTTACTTATGGTATTCGGTGGAATCTTAGGTTAG
- a CDS encoding nitroreductase family protein produces MEFFDVIEKRYSMRGFEDKEVEQEKLDKILKAAQIAPTGVNFQPFKVIVIDTKKYKEELNAIYPPEWFTQAPIALCVVASKERAWTRKFDGKNIADIDATIVMTHMILAAEDLGLNTCFIAAFKPDEAKKFLALDDEWEPVLFTPLGYGNAEPRDTPRKAIEELVIYKD; encoded by the coding sequence ATGGAATTTTTTGATGTTATTGAAAAAAGATACAGTATGAGAGGTTTTGAAGACAAAGAGGTAGAGCAAGAGAAATTAGATAAGATCTTAAAGGCTGCTCAAATCGCTCCAACTGGAGTTAACTTCCAACCTTTTAAGGTAATCGTAATTGACACTAAAAAGTATAAGGAAGAATTAAATGCAATCTATCCTCCAGAATGGTTTACACAAGCGCCAATTGCTCTTTGTGTAGTTGCTTCCAAGGAAAGGGCTTGGACAAGGAAATTCGATGGCAAGAATATTGCAGACATCGATGCAACAATTGTCATGACCCATATGATTCTTGCAGCTGAAGACTTAGGCCTAAACACTTGTTTCATTGCTGCATTCAAGCCTGATGAAGCAAAGAAATTTTTGGCACTTGATGATGAATGGGAACCTGTATTGTTCACTCCTTTAGGATATGGAAATGCAGAGCCTAGAGACACTCCTAGAAAAGCAATAGAAGAATTGGTAATCTATAAAGATTAA
- a CDS encoding ATP synthase subunit A translates to MINEGNIIKIAGPVIVADGMRGTQMYEVVRVGEAKLIGEIIELEGDTATIQVYEETAGVKPGEKVESTGGPLSVELGPGVMGSIFDGIQRPLEVIKGISGDYIARGIDVDSIDKEKKWTFEPIAKVGDKVVGGDILGQVQETSAVVQKIMVPPMIEGTIKSIASQAEYTVLETIAEIETEDGIEEIQMLQKWPVRKGRPYKEKLDPDIPLITGQRAQDTFFCLAKGGAAAIPGPFGSGKTVTQQQLAKWADADIVVYIGCGERGNEMTEVLTEFPFLTDPKTGNPIMDRTVLIANTSNMPVAAREACVYTGITIAEYFRDQGYDVALMADSTSRWAEAMREISGRLEEMPGEEGYPAYLASRLAQFYERAGRVITLGQDPKESSVTVVGAVSPPGGDLSEPVTQNTLRICKVFWALDASLADKRHFPSINWLQSYSLYVESITNWWQENASEEWRANRDQAMVLLQKESELEEIVQLVGPDALPDSEQVVLETTRMLREDFLQQNAYDDVDTYCSPIKQAGMLETILKFHEAASAAVTRGADVKEIAALTVKEDIARMKYIPEDEFEARVKEIQEKVVTQCAEV, encoded by the coding sequence ATGATTAATGAAGGAAATATTATTAAAATTGCAGGTCCTGTTATCGTCGCAGATGGGATGAGAGGAACTCAAATGTATGAAGTGGTAAGAGTAGGTGAAGCCAAGCTTATCGGAGAGATCATTGAGCTTGAAGGCGACACCGCTACCATTCAAGTTTATGAAGAAACCGCTGGGGTAAAGCCTGGCGAGAAAGTGGAAAGTACTGGAGGTCCATTGTCTGTAGAGCTTGGACCTGGTGTAATGGGTTCCATTTTTGATGGAATTCAAAGACCTTTGGAAGTAATTAAAGGAATCTCCGGAGACTACATCGCAAGAGGTATTGATGTAGACTCTATTGACAAAGAGAAAAAATGGACTTTCGAACCTATTGCTAAAGTAGGAGACAAAGTTGTAGGCGGAGACATTTTAGGACAAGTACAAGAAACATCTGCTGTTGTCCAAAAGATCATGGTCCCTCCAATGATTGAAGGTACCATAAAATCCATAGCTTCACAGGCTGAATACACAGTACTTGAAACTATTGCAGAAATAGAAACTGAAGATGGAATTGAAGAAATTCAAATGTTACAGAAATGGCCTGTACGTAAAGGTCGTCCATACAAGGAAAAATTAGACCCGGACATTCCACTTATTACCGGTCAAAGAGCACAAGACACTTTCTTCTGTTTAGCTAAAGGTGGTGCAGCAGCTATTCCTGGTCCTTTCGGTTCAGGTAAGACTGTTACCCAACAGCAATTAGCTAAATGGGCAGACGCAGACATTGTGGTATATATCGGATGTGGAGAACGTGGTAACGAAATGACTGAGGTACTTACCGAGTTCCCATTCCTTACTGACCCAAAAACCGGAAATCCTATTATGGACAGAACTGTTCTTATTGCAAACACTTCCAATATGCCGGTAGCAGCTCGTGAAGCATGTGTATACACCGGTATTACAATTGCTGAATACTTCCGTGACCAAGGTTACGACGTAGCGCTCATGGCAGACTCAACTTCCAGATGGGCAGAAGCTATGAGGGAGATTTCAGGAAGGCTCGAAGAGATGCCTGGGGAAGAAGGTTACCCTGCATATCTCGCATCCAGACTTGCACAGTTCTATGAAAGGGCTGGAAGGGTCATCACATTAGGTCAAGACCCTAAGGAATCTTCCGTTACTGTAGTAGGAGCGGTATCACCTCCTGGTGGGGACTTATCCGAACCGGTTACTCAAAACACCCTACGTATCTGTAAGGTATTTTGGGCATTGGATGCATCTCTTGCAGATAAGCGTCACTTCCCTTCCATCAACTGGTTGCAAAGCTACTCATTATATGTAGAGAGCATTACCAACTGGTGGCAAGAAAACGCTTCAGAAGAATGGAGAGCAAACAGGGACCAAGCTATGGTATTATTACAAAAAGAATCCGAGCTTGAAGAGATCGTACAATTGGTCGGTCCTGATGCATTGCCAGATTCTGAACAAGTGGTATTGGAAACTACCCGTATGTTAAGAGAAGACTTCTTGCAACAAAACGCATACGACGATGTAGACACTTACTGTTCTCCAATTAAACAAGCAGGCATGTTAGAAACCATTCTTAAGTTCCACGAAGCAGCAAGTGCAGCTGTAACTCGTGGCGCAGATGTAAAGGAAATTGCAGCTTTAACTGTTAAAGAGGACATTGCTAGAATGAAATACATCCCTGAAGATGAATTTGAAGCAAGAGTAAAAGAAATTCAAGAAAAAGTTGTAACACAATGTGCTGAGGTATAA
- a CDS encoding V-type ATP synthase subunit I, whose protein sequence is MFRTARMRKLNVITLDKYAGPTVSALHDEGIVQINDISERIQQDPKLAELLKPSKVTPYTGKLSSLLMKTSALSDLLGDALSEGQSLKDTLMSFISPDLPVPKEVEDVDTESFIAYAESTLSQVEAETKGIEDKLAALDSEESKLESNKSLASKLKNLDMDLALLSDSKYTSTIVGRITAESAQKFKSEYSKITEDLFYELVPDDEKEYNILVVVVANEFKDDIYTLLRKNEFEKFETEDLQGRPDSLISSCESRLQAIESERSQAKADLKVVAEKWDDEVLALKEQLENEKEKNEVFATFAETDKTVVLEAWVPEKNLEQAQSIIETATDGHVIMETEEVPDNAEDVPVLQENCTYAKPYELLVEMYSPLKYNEIDPTLFVAITYPFFFGFCLTDAGYGILVALIGFILYRGMGKVNRTMHDGGLIIIASGIWSIILGLFTNGFLGDMWTRILGLGPALPTVIDSINAFKFPATILVIAIVIGIIYTNIGFILGAIDNLRYGEKKEAIGSQIVWFVFELGIILLILGFLFPTFGMIGMALGAVLIIAALGMLIWANGAYGLMDVFGFMGDVLSYARLLALCLATGGIAMTVNILTNMVNDMIPFVGIVLAIIIFIGGHIANFLFQVLGAGVNALRLNYVEFFSQFYMGGKNSYQAFKAKRQFTKVKK, encoded by the coding sequence ATGTTTAGAACTGCGAGAATGCGTAAGCTTAATGTTATAACTTTGGACAAATACGCTGGTCCTACGGTCAGTGCACTTCACGACGAGGGTATTGTCCAAATAAATGATATTTCTGAACGTATTCAGCAAGATCCTAAGCTAGCAGAACTTTTGAAACCTTCAAAAGTTACACCTTATACTGGTAAGCTGTCCTCACTTCTTATGAAGACAAGCGCACTTTCCGATCTTCTCGGAGATGCCCTTTCAGAAGGTCAGTCCCTTAAGGACACCCTTATGTCTTTCATAAGCCCCGATCTTCCAGTTCCTAAAGAAGTCGAGGATGTTGATACAGAAAGCTTTATAGCTTATGCTGAATCAACATTAAGCCAGGTTGAGGCTGAAACAAAAGGTATTGAAGATAAGTTAGCCGCACTAGACAGTGAAGAAAGTAAGCTTGAATCAAATAAAAGTTTAGCTTCTAAGCTTAAAAATCTGGATATGGATTTAGCTCTTTTAAGCGATTCAAAGTATACTTCTACCATTGTTGGTAGGATCACTGCTGAGTCAGCTCAGAAATTCAAAAGTGAATACAGTAAGATTACAGAGGATCTCTTTTACGAATTGGTTCCAGATGATGAGAAGGAGTACAATATTCTTGTTGTTGTCGTAGCCAACGAGTTTAAGGATGACATCTATACCTTACTTAGGAAAAATGAATTCGAGAAGTTTGAAACTGAGGATTTACAAGGAAGACCTGACAGTCTTATTTCCTCTTGCGAATCCAGGCTTCAGGCTATCGAAAGTGAAAGATCCCAAGCTAAAGCTGATTTGAAAGTTGTAGCAGAAAAATGGGATGATGAAGTTCTTGCTTTAAAAGAACAATTGGAAAACGAAAAAGAGAAAAATGAGGTTTTCGCAACATTTGCTGAAACCGACAAGACTGTTGTCCTTGAAGCATGGGTGCCAGAGAAAAACCTGGAGCAAGCTCAAAGCATAATTGAGACTGCTACAGATGGCCACGTGATCATGGAAACAGAAGAGGTTCCAGACAATGCTGAAGACGTACCTGTACTGCAGGAAAACTGCACATATGCAAAACCTTACGAACTATTGGTTGAAATGTACTCTCCATTGAAGTACAATGAAATCGACCCTACCTTATTCGTAGCTATTACATATCCATTCTTCTTCGGTTTCTGTTTAACCGATGCAGGATACGGTATTTTAGTTGCACTTATAGGATTCATCCTCTATAGAGGAATGGGTAAAGTCAACAGAACCATGCACGATGGTGGTCTAATCATCATTGCAAGTGGTATATGGTCCATTATTTTAGGTCTGTTTACCAACGGTTTCTTAGGGGACATGTGGACTAGGATTTTAGGTTTAGGACCTGCTCTTCCTACAGTTATCGATTCAATCAATGCATTTAAGTTCCCAGCAACAATCTTGGTTATTGCTATCGTAATCGGTATCATCTATACCAATATCGGTTTCATCTTAGGTGCAATCGACAACTTAAGATACGGAGAGAAGAAAGAAGCAATCGGTTCTCAAATCGTATGGTTTGTATTTGAGCTTGGTATTATCCTTCTCATATTAGGATTCCTTTTCCCAACATTCGGAATGATTGGAATGGCTCTTGGTGCAGTATTAATCATTGCAGCTCTTGGAATGCTCATATGGGCTAACGGCGCATATGGTCTTATGGATGTCTTTGGATTTATGGGAGATGTATTGTCATACGCTCGTCTATTGGCTCTCTGTTTAGCTACAGGTGGTATTGCTATGACCGTAAACATCTTGACCAATATGGTAAATGACATGATTCCATTTGTTGGTATCGTTTTAGCTATTATCATCTTTATTGGTGGACATATTGCAAACTTCCTTTTCCAAGTATTAGGTGCAGGAGTAAACGCTTTGCGTCTTAACTATGTAGAGTTCTTCTCTCAATTCTATATGGGTGGAAAAAACTCTTACCAAGCTTTTAAAGCGAAAAGACAATTTACTAAAGTTAAAAAATAA
- a CDS encoding V-type ATP synthase subunit D, producing the protein MAEEILEGINPTRMELLALKDREKLAVKGHSLLKQKRDALIKEFFDILDRVKGARENAETNLSEAYEALTEAQIIMGDLAVQKAALSVKESVKVDISSRSIMGVSVPIADMEMESRTLVERGYGFSDTSIQLDEAAKKFETALKYIIELGEIEKTIYLLADEIESTKRRVNSLEHIMIPRFQATIKSINMKLEEMERENFVRMKMIRSTIEKNEAEALAKAQLKAAKAEE; encoded by the coding sequence ATGGCAGAAGAAATACTAGAAGGTATTAACCCAACCCGTATGGAGCTACTTGCTCTTAAAGATAGAGAAAAACTTGCTGTAAAGGGTCACAGTTTGCTCAAGCAAAAGAGGGACGCTTTGATTAAGGAGTTTTTCGATATCTTAGACAGAGTTAAAGGTGCTAGGGAAAACGCTGAAACTAACCTTAGTGAAGCTTACGAAGCACTTACTGAAGCTCAAATCATTATGGGTGACTTAGCTGTTCAAAAGGCAGCTTTATCTGTTAAGGAATCTGTTAAAGTAGATATTTCTTCAAGAAGTATTATGGGTGTTTCCGTACCTATTGCAGATATGGAAATGGAATCAAGAACTTTAGTTGAAAGAGGCTACGGCTTTTCAGACACTTCAATTCAATTAGACGAAGCCGCTAAAAAATTCGAAACAGCGCTTAAGTACATCATTGAATTAGGTGAAATCGAAAAGACAATCTATCTTTTAGCTGATGAGATTGAATCTACCAAGCGTAGAGTAAACTCACTTGAACATATTATGATCCCTAGATTCCAAGCAACCATCAAGTCAATCAATATGAAACTTGAAGAGATGGAAAGGGAAAACTTCGTTAGAATGAAGATGATTAGATCTACTATTGAGAAAAACGAAGCAGAAGCTTTAGCTAAAGCTCAATTAAAAGCAGCAAAAGCAGAAGAATAA
- a CDS encoding V-type ATP synthase subunit F, with translation MSDVAIIGDIDTVTGFKLGGVKRGIIVNNDEEAKDALDELLNDEISIIIITQKIADNIREHINRRLGSDVLPMVIEIPDKSGSSEGGADQMAALIKRVIGVEMVK, from the coding sequence ATGAGTGATGTCGCTATAATTGGGGATATCGATACTGTTACTGGTTTTAAACTTGGTGGAGTTAAAAGAGGTATTATTGTAAATAATGATGAAGAAGCTAAAGATGCTCTTGATGAGTTATTGAACGATGAAATTTCAATTATTATAATTACACAAAAGATAGCTGATAACATAAGAGAACATATTAATAGACGTCTTGGTTCTGATGTCTTACCGATGGTTATTGAGATACCAGACAAATCTGGTTCATCTGAAGGCGGTGCCGATCAAATGGCAGCTCTTATTAAGAGAGTTATCGGGGTAGAGATGGTTAAATGA
- a CDS encoding V-type proton ATPase subunit E — protein MSSGADKIVSNIMSEAQGKADANIGEAQAQVDAILADGEKRAEATKLKISEDAAKQAEMRYQQIISEAKMNARRAELGAKEEVIEEAFNKATEDLTNMANTNDTEYVDALIEMIKEAAVEIGGGDLIVLLKKEDIPKIEGKLEHIVGLIKSLIKREKPSDLNVIAKEVSRETDVETTLEIGEPIDTIGGAILRTRNGEIQVNNTIESRMLRFKKSLRSEVAKTLFD, from the coding sequence ATGAGCTCTGGGGCAGATAAAATTGTCTCTAACATAATGTCTGAAGCTCAAGGCAAGGCTGATGCAAACATTGGCGAAGCTCAAGCTCAAGTCGATGCAATATTGGCAGATGGCGAAAAAAGGGCTGAAGCCACTAAGCTTAAAATCTCTGAAGACGCTGCAAAGCAAGCGGAAATGAGATATCAGCAAATCATCTCTGAAGCTAAGATGAATGCTCGTAGGGCAGAATTAGGGGCAAAAGAAGAAGTAATCGAAGAAGCTTTCAATAAAGCTACTGAAGATTTGACAAATATGGCAAATACCAACGATACTGAATATGTGGACGCTTTAATTGAAATGATTAAGGAAGCAGCTGTAGAAATCGGCGGCGGAGACTTAATCGTTTTATTGAAAAAGGAGGACATTCCTAAAATTGAAGGTAAATTAGAACATATCGTAGGTTTAATAAAATCTTTAATCAAACGTGAAAAACCTTCCGATTTAAATGTGATTGCTAAAGAAGTTTCTCGTGAAACTGATGTTGAAACTACTTTAGAAATTGGAGAACCTATCGATACCATTGGTGGAGCTATATTAAGAACAAGAAATGGTGAAATTCAAGTTAATAACACTATTGAATCCAGAATGTTAAGATTTAAAAAATCATTACGTTCAGAAGTTGCAAAAACATTATTTGATTAG
- a CDS encoding ATP synthase subunit B, protein MNADIKTREYTTVSEVSGPLMVVEGVEGVAYNEIVEIEAPTGEHRRGQVLEVKDDVAVVQVFEGTTDLNTLNTKVRFTGETAKIGVSKDMMGRIFDGTGKPIDGGPEIIPEQELDINGNPMNPASREFPAEFIQTGISTIDGMNTLVRGQKLPIFSGSGLPHNDLAAQIARQAKVVGSDDDFAVIFAAMGITHEEANFFMRDFERTGALEKVTVFMNLADDPAIERILTPKMALTTAEYMAFELGMHVLVILTDLSNYCEALREISAARDEVPGRRGYPGYMYTDLAGIYERAGRIAGKEGSITQMPILVMPQDDITHPIPDLTGYITEGQIVLSRDIHRKGIYPPVDVLPSLSRLMSGGIGGDKTRDDHSGVSDQLYSAYAEGRNLRDLVAVVGEDALTERDQSFLAFAQAFEDEFITQAKDEDRSIVETLDLGWKLLTILPKTELKRVKDEFIEKYYPE, encoded by the coding sequence ATGAACGCAGATATTAAAACAAGAGAATATACAACAGTTTCTGAAGTTTCTGGTCCTTTGATGGTAGTAGAAGGTGTTGAAGGTGTAGCTTATAACGAAATCGTAGAAATTGAAGCTCCTACCGGAGAACACAGAAGAGGACAAGTATTGGAAGTTAAAGATGATGTAGCTGTTGTTCAGGTATTCGAAGGTACCACTGACTTAAACACCTTAAACACTAAAGTAAGATTCACAGGCGAAACCGCTAAAATCGGTGTTTCAAAAGACATGATGGGACGTATCTTCGACGGTACTGGTAAGCCTATTGACGGCGGTCCTGAAATTATCCCAGAACAAGAATTGGATATTAACGGTAACCCAATGAACCCTGCATCAAGAGAATTCCCTGCAGAGTTTATCCAAACTGGTATCAGTACCATTGACGGAATGAACACCCTTGTAAGGGGACAAAAATTACCTATCTTTTCAGGATCAGGTTTGCCACACAACGACTTAGCTGCTCAAATTGCAAGGCAAGCTAAAGTAGTAGGTTCCGACGACGATTTCGCAGTAATTTTCGCTGCTATGGGTATTACTCACGAAGAAGCTAACTTCTTTATGAGAGATTTCGAAAGAACTGGAGCACTTGAAAAGGTAACCGTTTTCATGAACTTGGCAGACGACCCTGCTATTGAAAGGATTCTTACTCCTAAGATGGCACTTACAACTGCTGAATACATGGCATTCGAACTTGGTATGCACGTATTGGTTATCCTTACTGACTTATCCAACTACTGTGAAGCATTAAGGGAAATTTCCGCAGCTAGGGACGAAGTGCCTGGTCGTAGAGGTTACCCTGGATACATGTACACTGACTTAGCTGGTATCTACGAACGTGCAGGACGTATTGCAGGTAAGGAAGGTTCCATTACTCAGATGCCTATTTTGGTCATGCCTCAAGACGATATTACTCACCCAATTCCTGACTTAACCGGTTATATTACCGAAGGACAAATCGTATTAAGTAGGGATATTCACAGGAAAGGTATCTATCCACCTGTAGACGTACTTCCATCCCTATCTCGTTTGATGAGTGGTGGTATCGGCGGAGACAAGACTCGTGATGACCACAGTGGTGTATCTGACCAGCTTTATTCCGCTTACGCAGAAGGACGTAACTTAAGAGACCTTGTAGCAGTAGTAGGGGAAGACGCTCTTACTGAAAGGGACCAATCTTTCTTAGCATTTGCTCAAGCTTTCGAAGATGAGTTTATCACTCAAGCTAAAGATGAAGACAGAAGCATTGTTGAAACTTTAGATCTTGGTTGGAAATTATTAACTATATTACCTAAAACAGAACTCAAAAGAGTTAAAGATGAATTTATTGAAAAATACTACCCAGAATAA
- a CDS encoding citryl-CoA lyase encodes MSDDQKPYKNGFKFPEQSIRTKITEVSPNRLSTRGFNQEDLIENLSYSENVFLILRGRLPDEKEAKIFNHILVSFCDHGVTPPSTQSARLIASSGASINNAVAGGLLSFGKNHAGAIEKAMALFQESISGLNLEETDPDDENKRIALLAIEIVNRYEGESKRVPGFGHRYHDKDPRAAKLIDLAIQESAIGPHTKLALAIESILNEKKGICLNVDGANAGLLSDLGFDSDLGLGIFMIGRLPGLIAHAFEEMQEEEKFRRFCDLENIVYEGFKNKRIDDGEE; translated from the coding sequence ATGAGTGATGATCAAAAGCCTTACAAAAATGGTTTCAAGTTTCCAGAGCAAAGCATTAGAACAAAAATTACCGAAGTAAGTCCTAACCGATTATCCACTCGAGGTTTCAATCAGGAGGACCTTATTGAGAATCTTTCCTACTCTGAGAATGTTTTTTTAATATTGAGAGGAAGATTGCCTGATGAGAAGGAAGCTAAAATATTCAATCACATTCTTGTTTCCTTTTGCGACCATGGTGTCACTCCTCCAAGCACACAGTCTGCAAGGCTTATCGCCTCATCTGGAGCAAGCATAAACAATGCAGTTGCTGGAGGATTGCTGTCCTTTGGCAAAAATCATGCAGGGGCAATTGAAAAAGCCATGGCTTTGTTTCAGGAATCAATCAGTGGCTTAAATTTGGAAGAGACAGACCCTGACGATGAAAACAAGAGAATTGCCCTCTTGGCCATAGAAATCGTAAACCGCTACGAAGGCGAATCAAAAAGAGTTCCCGGTTTTGGCCATAGGTATCATGATAAGGACCCTAGGGCAGCTAAACTGATTGATTTGGCCATTCAAGAATCAGCCATTGGTCCTCATACAAAACTAGCCCTTGCAATTGAAAGCATCTTAAATGAAAAGAAAGGAATTTGCTTGAATGTTGACGGTGCAAATGCAGGTCTTTTATCTGATTTGGGCTTTGATAGTGACTTAGGATTGGGAATTTTTATGATTGGGCGTTTGCCAGGTCTCATTGCTCATGCATTTGAAGAGATGCAGGAGGAAGAGAAATTCAGACGATTCTGCGATTTGGAAAACATAGTCTATGAAGGTTTTAAAAATAAAAGGATTGATGATGGCGAAGAATGA
- a CDS encoding V-type ATP synthase subunit C produces the protein MADEIATIISSLGLSNEAFLAIVLLAFVVIGAIIVIVATRPILDVYPYLHPNARVRARKGRLFDEKQISELVEANNVDEITNYLRGSPDYADYLDNYTLEKALDIQLGETYDMVSRMAPKEIQSSFKVMAKKSDINNIKSLLTAKQAGLNEEATADLLIPTGSLYEDIERLTDADGVTGVVAGLDGTEYAPVLEEALPEYEKTGMVLPLESALDKYYLSKLLASSETPSDENKQILYSYVGNQVDVANIKLILRAKADGLDYEAISPYMIDSGYQLREWKLKDLMEAEDVTGVISGLEGTKYSDVLVEVLPEYNETGSVALFEKALDKFLVDSAKSYSMKKPLGIGPIIGFLSQKEVEVKNLKVIARAKREADFPISKIREMLV, from the coding sequence ATGGCTGATGAAATTGCTACAATAATAAGTTCCTTAGGACTTTCCAATGAGGCATTTTTAGCAATAGTTCTTTTAGCGTTTGTAGTTATTGGTGCAATTATTGTAATTGTCGCAACTAGACCAATTTTAGATGTTTACCCATATCTTCATCCTAATGCAAGAGTAAGAGCAAGAAAAGGAAGATTGTTTGATGAGAAACAGATTTCAGAACTTGTTGAAGCAAACAACGTTGATGAAATCACAAACTATCTCAGAGGATCTCCTGACTATGCAGACTACTTGGATAATTATACACTTGAAAAGGCATTGGACATTCAGCTTGGTGAAACCTATGACATGGTTTCCAGAATGGCTCCTAAAGAGATTCAATCTTCATTTAAAGTAATGGCTAAAAAGTCAGACATCAATAACATTAAAAGTTTATTGACTGCTAAGCAAGCAGGATTAAACGAAGAAGCAACTGCTGACCTTTTAATTCCTACTGGTTCTTTATATGAAGATATAGAACGTTTGACCGACGCTGATGGTGTAACTGGCGTTGTTGCAGGATTAGATGGAACTGAATACGCTCCAGTATTGGAAGAAGCACTTCCAGAATATGAAAAGACTGGAATGGTCCTTCCTTTGGAATCAGCATTAGATAAGTATTACTTATCCAAATTGCTCGCTTCCTCTGAAACCCCATCTGATGAGAATAAGCAGATACTCTATTCTTATGTCGGTAATCAAGTGGATGTTGCAAATATCAAATTAATATTAAGAGCAAAGGCTGATGGATTAGACTATGAAGCTATCAGCCCATACATGATTGATAGTGGATATCAATTAAGAGAATGGAAGCTTAAGGATCTTATGGAAGCTGAAGACGTCACTGGTGTCATTTCCGGTTTGGAAGGAACCAAATACTCAGACGTCCTTGTTGAAGTGCTTCCTGAATACAATGAAACTGGATCTGTAGCTCTCTTTGAAAAGGCTTTAGACAAGTTCTTAGTCGACTCTGCAAAATCCTATTCCATGAAAAAGCCATTAGGCATTGGACCTATAATAGGATTCCTCTCACAGAAAGAGGTTGAAGTCAAGAACTTGAAGGTCATTGCAAGAGCCAAAAGAGAAGCTGACTTCCCAATATCTAAAATTAGGGAGATGTTAGTATGA
- the ahaH gene encoding ATP synthase archaeal subunit H has translation MAGISEAITQIKKAESDADSLVEQSTVDAKAMIDEAHVKANEMVEAAKNEANEEAQSTVFDAEENAKKEATSISSQADSDVEAIKNKARNNIDEAASIIVKNIL, from the coding sequence ATGGCAGGGATATCAGAAGCTATTACCCAAATAAAAAAGGCTGAAAGTGATGCTGATTCCTTAGTAGAACAATCAACAGTCGATGCGAAAGCAATGATTGATGAGGCTCATGTTAAAGCTAATGAAATGGTTGAAGCTGCTAAGAATGAAGCTAACGAAGAAGCTCAATCTACTGTTTTTGATGCAGAAGAAAATGCAAAGAAAGAAGCTACTTCTATATCTTCTCAAGCTGATAGCGATGTTGAAGCTATCAAGAATAAGGCTAGAAATAATATAGATGAAGCTGCTTCAATTATTGTTAAAAATATTTTATAG